One genomic region from Candidatus Methylomirabilota bacterium encodes:
- the glgB gene encoding 1,4-alpha-glucan branching protein GlgB: MSLTSEAIQMLVTGEHGDPFSVLGPHASRDGSVTVRAFLPGAGEVAVVADGGAFLAHPLKPIHPDGLWEGEIAGRPPLAYRLRVTDGAGHVADVEDPYRFPPTLSGFDLHLLSEGTHYRVYDKLGAHAASLDDVAGVIFAVWAPNAKRVSVVGDWNGWDGRRHPMRLHPGNGVWELFLPGVAEGARYKFEILSNSGAPLALKSDPYAFGFEPDEPRTASVVERLDGYPWSDGAWLSERGRRQALDAPMSVYEVHLGSWRHKPEEGHRSMDYREAAEQLADYVTEMGFTHVELLPVMEHPFYASWGYQTLGYYAPTRRFGRPQDFMAFVDHLHRRGIGVLLDWVPAHFPRDPHGLAYFDGTHLFEHADPREREHPDWGTRVFNYGRREVANFLIGNALFWLERYHVDGLRVDAVASMIYRDYSRKAGEWVPNVHGGRENLEAIAFLKRLNEVVYGAHPGVVTVAEESTAWPMVSRPVHLGGLGFGLKWNMGWMHDVLDYMRRESVHRKYHHNQLTFGMLYAWTENFVLPLSHDEVVHGKGSLIAKMPGDDWQRFANLRLLYAFMWAYPGKKLLFMGSEFGQSGEWNHDQSLDWHLLDMGPYHRGLQRLVGELNRLYRAEPSIHQQDCEPAGFAWMDCADAEQSVVAFARFARDPSRLTLCVCNFTPVPRHGYRVGVPTPGFYREALNSDSGLYGGSDAGNGGGVRSEPIAWHGQPHSVLLTLPPLGALWLTLVEG, translated from the coding sequence ATGAGCCTCACTTCCGAAGCCATCCAGATGCTGGTCACCGGGGAGCACGGCGATCCCTTCTCGGTGCTGGGTCCTCACGCGTCCCGCGACGGCAGCGTCACCGTCCGCGCCTTCCTGCCCGGCGCCGGCGAGGTCGCGGTCGTGGCCGACGGCGGCGCCTTCCTCGCCCATCCGCTCAAGCCGATCCATCCGGACGGGCTCTGGGAGGGCGAGATCGCCGGGCGGCCGCCGCTGGCGTATCGTCTCCGGGTGACGGACGGCGCGGGACACGTCGCCGACGTCGAGGATCCGTACCGGTTCCCGCCGACGCTGTCCGGCTTCGACCTCCACCTGCTCAGCGAAGGCACCCACTACCGCGTCTACGACAAGCTCGGCGCCCATGCGGCGTCCCTCGACGATGTGGCGGGCGTCATCTTCGCCGTGTGGGCGCCCAACGCGAAGCGCGTCAGCGTGGTCGGCGACTGGAACGGCTGGGACGGGCGCAGGCACCCGATGCGCCTGCACCCGGGCAACGGCGTCTGGGAACTCTTCCTGCCGGGCGTGGCCGAGGGCGCGCGCTACAAGTTCGAGATCCTGTCCAACTCAGGCGCGCCGCTCGCGCTGAAGAGCGACCCGTACGCGTTCGGCTTCGAGCCCGACGAGCCCCGCACGGCCTCCGTGGTCGAGCGCCTCGACGGCTACCCGTGGTCCGACGGCGCGTGGCTTTCCGAGCGCGGCAGGCGGCAGGCGCTCGATGCGCCCATGAGCGTCTACGAGGTGCATCTCGGCTCGTGGCGCCACAAGCCCGAGGAGGGCCACCGTTCCATGGACTACCGGGAAGCCGCCGAGCAGCTGGCGGACTACGTGACGGAGATGGGCTTCACGCACGTGGAGCTCCTGCCCGTGATGGAGCATCCCTTCTACGCCTCGTGGGGCTACCAGACGCTCGGGTACTACGCCCCCACGCGGCGCTTCGGCCGCCCGCAGGACTTCATGGCCTTCGTGGACCATCTGCACAGGCGCGGGATCGGGGTGCTCCTCGACTGGGTGCCGGCCCACTTCCCCCGGGACCCGCACGGGCTCGCCTACTTCGACGGCACGCATCTCTTCGAGCACGCCGACCCGCGCGAGCGCGAGCACCCCGACTGGGGCACGCGCGTCTTCAACTACGGCCGGCGCGAGGTCGCCAACTTCCTGATCGGCAACGCGCTCTTCTGGCTCGAGCGGTACCACGTGGACGGCCTGCGCGTGGATGCGGTCGCCTCGATGATCTACCGCGACTACTCGCGGAAGGCCGGCGAGTGGGTGCCGAACGTCCACGGCGGGCGCGAGAACCTCGAGGCCATCGCGTTCCTGAAGCGGCTCAACGAAGTTGTCTACGGCGCTCACCCCGGCGTCGTCACCGTCGCCGAGGAGTCCACGGCCTGGCCCATGGTCTCGCGGCCCGTGCACCTGGGGGGTCTGGGCTTCGGGCTCAAGTGGAACATGGGCTGGATGCACGACGTGCTCGACTACATGCGCCGGGAGAGCGTGCACCGCAAGTACCACCACAACCAGCTGACGTTCGGGATGCTCTACGCCTGGACGGAGAACTTCGTCCTGCCGCTCAGCCACGACGAGGTCGTCCACGGCAAGGGCTCGCTGATCGCCAAGATGCCAGGCGACGACTGGCAGCGCTTCGCCAACCTGCGCCTCCTGTACGCTTTCATGTGGGCGTACCCCGGCAAGAAGCTCCTCTTCATGGGCAGCGAGTTCGGCCAGTCCGGTGAGTGGAACCACGACCAGAGCCTCGACTGGCATCTGCTCGACATGGGGCCCTACCACCGCGGCCTCCAGCGCCTCGTGGGCGAACTCAACCGCCTCTACCGCGCGGAGCCCTCGATTCACCAGCAGGATTGTGAGCCGGCGGGCTTCGCCTGGATGGATTGCGCCGACGCGGAGCAGAGCGTCGTCGCGTTCGCCCGCTTCGCGCGCGACCCCAGCCGCCTCACGCTGTGCGTCTGCAACTTCACGCCGGTGCCGCGCCACGGCTACCGCGTCGGCGTCCCCACCCCCGGCTTCTACCGGGAAGCCCTCAACAGCGACAGCGGTCTCTACGGCGGCTCGGACGCGGGCAATGGCGGGGGCGTCAGGAGTGAGCCGATCGCCTGGCACGGCCAGCCTCACTCCGTGCTCCTGACGCTGCCGCCGCTCGGCGCGCTGTGGCTCACGCTGGTGGAGGGCTAG
- the glgX gene encoding glycogen debranching protein GlgX: protein MAAAPFRTRPGRPYPLGATWDGSGVNFALFSEHATAVDLCLFDAANPAREVRRIAVTERSDQIWHVYLPEARPGLLYGYRVHGPYAPAVGHRFNPAKFLLDPYAKAVAGSVSWDDALFGYRPGDAETSATPDPRDSAAFVPKCVVVESAFSWGDDRLLRTPWHKTVIYEVHVKGFTARHPQVPPELRGTYAGLASPPALEHLKRLGVTAVELLPVHHSVAEQHLVERGLTNYWGYNSIGYLAPDSRFASTGARGEQVAEFKTMVKRLHQAGIEVILDVVYNHTAEGNHGGPTLCFRGIDNAAYYRVETGDRRRYRDYTGCGNTLNLTHPCSLQLLMDSLRYWVLDMHVDGFRFDLASALARELHDVGRLSSFFDVIHQDPVISQVKLIAEPWDLGEGGYQVGNFPPGWAEWNGKYRDTIRRYWKGDWGQVGELAYRLTGSSDLYEQGGRRPSASINFVTAHDGFTLADLVAYTRKRNDTNGEENRDGSDENFSWNCGVEGQTDDADVRALRERHQRNILATLLLSQGVPMLSGGDEIARTQRGNNNAYCQDNDTSWFAWPPMGSAARLLDFTRRLIRLRLDHPVFQRRRFFQGRRIHGSAVKDLSWLKPDGTEMTDEEWSNSHSRCLGLHLAGDAIEEVDDEGLPVRDDTFLILLNAHDEAVPFVLPNHQPRIEWEPYLDTRDWEPVLEGRLFKGSEPYPLEGRTLAVLRQRVKESA from the coding sequence ATGGCCGCCGCGCCCTTCCGCACCCGACCGGGGCGTCCTTACCCGCTGGGCGCCACCTGGGACGGATCCGGCGTCAACTTCGCACTCTTCAGCGAGCACGCGACGGCGGTCGATCTCTGCCTCTTCGACGCGGCGAACCCCGCGCGCGAGGTCCGGCGGATCGCCGTCACCGAGCGCAGCGACCAGATCTGGCACGTCTATCTGCCCGAAGCGCGCCCTGGCCTGCTCTACGGCTACCGCGTCCACGGCCCCTACGCGCCCGCCGTCGGGCACCGCTTCAATCCGGCCAAGTTCCTGCTCGATCCCTACGCGAAGGCCGTAGCCGGCAGCGTCAGTTGGGACGACGCCCTCTTCGGCTACCGCCCCGGCGACGCGGAGACGAGCGCGACGCCCGACCCGCGCGACAGCGCGGCCTTCGTCCCCAAGTGCGTCGTCGTCGAGTCGGCGTTCTCCTGGGGTGACGACAGGCTGCTCCGCACGCCGTGGCACAAGACCGTCATCTACGAGGTCCACGTCAAGGGCTTCACCGCGCGGCACCCGCAGGTGCCGCCGGAGCTCCGCGGCACGTACGCGGGGCTCGCCTCCCCGCCGGCGCTCGAGCATCTGAAGCGGCTGGGCGTGACGGCCGTCGAGCTCCTGCCCGTCCACCACTCGGTCGCGGAGCAGCACCTCGTCGAGCGCGGGCTCACGAACTACTGGGGCTACAACTCGATCGGGTACCTGGCTCCGGACTCCCGCTTTGCCTCCACCGGCGCCCGCGGCGAGCAGGTCGCCGAGTTCAAGACCATGGTCAAGCGCCTGCACCAGGCCGGCATCGAGGTCATCCTCGACGTGGTCTACAACCACACGGCCGAGGGCAACCACGGCGGGCCCACGCTCTGCTTCCGCGGCATCGACAACGCCGCGTACTACCGCGTCGAGACGGGCGACCGCCGCCGCTACCGCGACTACACCGGCTGCGGCAATACGCTGAACCTGACGCACCCGTGCTCGCTCCAGCTCCTGATGGACAGCCTGCGCTACTGGGTGCTCGACATGCACGTGGACGGCTTCCGCTTCGACCTGGCCTCGGCGCTGGCCCGCGAGCTCCACGACGTGGGCCGCCTGTCGTCCTTTTTCGACGTCATCCACCAGGACCCGGTCATCTCGCAGGTGAAGCTGATCGCGGAGCCGTGGGACCTCGGCGAGGGCGGTTACCAGGTCGGCAACTTTCCGCCGGGCTGGGCCGAGTGGAACGGGAAGTACCGCGACACCATCCGCCGCTACTGGAAGGGCGACTGGGGCCAGGTCGGCGAGCTCGCCTACCGCCTGACGGGCTCGAGCGACCTCTACGAGCAGGGCGGCCGGCGCCCCTCGGCCAGCATCAACTTCGTCACGGCGCACGACGGCTTCACCCTGGCCGACCTGGTCGCCTACACCAGGAAGCGGAACGACACTAACGGGGAAGAAAACCGCGACGGCAGCGACGAGAACTTCTCCTGGAACTGCGGTGTCGAGGGGCAAACCGACGACGCGGACGTGCGGGCGCTCCGCGAGCGCCACCAGCGCAACATCCTCGCCACGCTCCTCCTCTCGCAGGGCGTGCCGATGCTGTCGGGCGGCGACGAGATTGCCCGCACCCAGCGCGGCAACAACAACGCCTACTGCCAGGACAACGATACGTCCTGGTTCGCGTGGCCGCCGATGGGCTCGGCCGCCCGCCTGCTCGACTTCACGCGACGGCTGATTCGTCTCCGGCTCGACCACCCCGTCTTCCAGCGCCGCCGCTTCTTCCAGGGGCGGCGCATCCACGGCTCGGCCGTCAAGGACCTCTCCTGGTTGAAACCCGACGGCACCGAGATGACCGACGAGGAGTGGAGCAACTCGCACAGCCGCTGCCTCGGTCTCCACCTGGCCGGCGACGCCATCGAGGAGGTCGACGACGAGGGGCTGCCGGTGCGGGACGACACCTTCCTCATCCTGCTGAACGCCCACGACGAGGCCGTGCCCTTCGTCCTGCCGAACCACCAGCCGCGCATCGAGTGGGAGCCCTACCTCGACACGCGCGACTGGGAGCCCGTCCTCGAAGGACGGCTCTTCAAGGGCAGCGAGCCCTACCCGCTCGAAGGCCGCACGCTGGCCGTGCTCCGGCAACGCGTGAAGGAGTCCGCCTGA